The Struthio camelus isolate bStrCam1 chromosome 5, bStrCam1.hap1, whole genome shotgun sequence genome has a segment encoding these proteins:
- the CLCF1 gene encoding cardiotrophin-like cytokine factor 1 isoform X2, with protein MDFRAGDSWGIFAFLCAALCNLPAVPALNGTDELGAGQSIQKTYDLTRYLEHQLRTLAGTYLNYLGPPFNEPDFNPPRLARAERVPSATVDFDLWRGLTDNARLAANYRAYSRLLCYLRGLDGQAGTAELRHSLGHFCSSLQGLVVSIAGVMSSLGYPLPAGAAAGPPAPAGAPASPNDFLKKMDDFWLLKELQTWLWRSAKDFNRLKKKVPPAVVTLRLEARGF; from the exons GAGATTCTTGGGGGATCTTTGCCTTCCTGTGCGCCGCACTCTGCAACCTGCCGGCAGTGCCCGCCCTGAACGGCACGGACGAGCTGGGCGCTGGCCAGTCCATCCAGAAGACCTACGACCTCACCCGCTACCTGGAGCACCAGCTGCGCACCCTCGCCGGCACTTAC CTGAACTACCTGGGCCCCCCCTTCAATGAGCCCGACTTCAACCCGCCGCGGCTGGCGCGGGCCGAGCGGGTGCCCAGCGCCACAGTGGACTTCGACCTGTGGCGGGGCCTGACCGACAATGCCCGCCTGGCCGCCAACTACCGGGCCTACAGCCGGCTGCTGTGCTACCTGCGGGGCCTGGACGGGCAGGCGGGCACCGCCGAGCTGCGCCACAGCCTCGGCCACTTCTGCTCCAGCCTCCAGGGCCTGGTGGTGAGCATCGCCGGCGTCATGTCCTCCCTGGGCTACCCGCtgccggccggcgctgccgccggccccccggcgcccgctgGGGCCCCTGCCTCCCCTAATGACTTCCTCAAGAAGATGGATGACTTCTGGCTGCTCAAGGAGCTGCAGACCTGGCTGTGGCGCTCGGCCAAGGACTTCAACCGCCTCAAGAAGAAGGTGCCGCCTGCTGTGGTCACGCTGCGCCTCGAGGCGCGGGGCTTCTGA
- the CLCF1 gene encoding cardiotrophin-like cytokine factor 1 isoform X1: MLNVAGEISGDSWGIFAFLCAALCNLPAVPALNGTDELGAGQSIQKTYDLTRYLEHQLRTLAGTYLNYLGPPFNEPDFNPPRLARAERVPSATVDFDLWRGLTDNARLAANYRAYSRLLCYLRGLDGQAGTAELRHSLGHFCSSLQGLVVSIAGVMSSLGYPLPAGAAAGPPAPAGAPASPNDFLKKMDDFWLLKELQTWLWRSAKDFNRLKKKVPPAVVTLRLEARGF; this comes from the exons GAGATTCTTGGGGGATCTTTGCCTTCCTGTGCGCCGCACTCTGCAACCTGCCGGCAGTGCCCGCCCTGAACGGCACGGACGAGCTGGGCGCTGGCCAGTCCATCCAGAAGACCTACGACCTCACCCGCTACCTGGAGCACCAGCTGCGCACCCTCGCCGGCACTTAC CTGAACTACCTGGGCCCCCCCTTCAATGAGCCCGACTTCAACCCGCCGCGGCTGGCGCGGGCCGAGCGGGTGCCCAGCGCCACAGTGGACTTCGACCTGTGGCGGGGCCTGACCGACAATGCCCGCCTGGCCGCCAACTACCGGGCCTACAGCCGGCTGCTGTGCTACCTGCGGGGCCTGGACGGGCAGGCGGGCACCGCCGAGCTGCGCCACAGCCTCGGCCACTTCTGCTCCAGCCTCCAGGGCCTGGTGGTGAGCATCGCCGGCGTCATGTCCTCCCTGGGCTACCCGCtgccggccggcgctgccgccggccccccggcgcccgctgGGGCCCCTGCCTCCCCTAATGACTTCCTCAAGAAGATGGATGACTTCTGGCTGCTCAAGGAGCTGCAGACCTGGCTGTGGCGCTCGGCCAAGGACTTCAACCGCCTCAAGAAGAAGGTGCCGCCTGCTGTGGTCACGCTGCGCCTCGAGGCGCGGGGCTTCTGA